A region of Denticeps clupeoides chromosome 19, fDenClu1.1, whole genome shotgun sequence DNA encodes the following proteins:
- the LOC114769663 gene encoding olfactory receptor 52E4-like — protein sequence MSSHNYSLIFTAYGSPGPENYGVFFVTLLVYIATLISNAAIMLVIWLDSALHKPMYIFLLNLAFNGLVGSSAVCPKIMENLIKDMKEISPEGCLLQVLAINIYACCVYAILAAMAYDRYVSICKPLQYHIIMTPNKVRILLAVAYLIPIICLSLQVFLTSKLPLCRYTIDKLFCDNLAFVNLSCAKSNVGNIYGLFLVFLLAIFPFISVILSYVRILMVSYRVSEKAQMTALKTCAPHLITFINFSSAVFFSVGYNRINYYMPKEINVLMSLHFILIPPLLHPVIYGINTQDIRKSMCKIIRRKVFSLTSEILKFRSPVTPDKRIFSCAA from the coding sequence ATGTCTTCTCACAATTACAGTTTGATTTTCACTGCTTACGGTTCTCCGGGTCCTGAGAATTATGGAGTGTTTTTTGTCACTCTCCTGGTCTATATTGCCACACTCATTTCAAATGCGGCAATTATGCTGGTAATATGGCTAGATTCTGCGCTTCATAAAcctatgtatatatttttactcAATCTGGCGTTTAATGGCCTGGTCGGAAGTTCTGCTGTCTGTCCAAAGATCATGGAGAACCTTATCAAAGATATGAAGGAGATCTCTCCCGAGGGCTGTTTACTGCAGGTGCTGGCCATCAACATCTACGCGTGTTGCGTCTACGCCATCCTGGCCGCCATGGCCTACGACCGATACGTTTCTATCTGCAAGCCACTCCAGTACCACATCATCATGACTCCAAATAAAGTCAGAATCCTTCTTGCTGTGGCATACCTAATCCCCATAATCTGTCTTTCGCTGCAAGTCTTTCTCACCTCAAAATTGCCCCTTTGCAGGTACACCATTGACAAACTCTTTTGTGATAATTTAGCATTTGTGAACCTGTCTTGCGCAAAAAGTAACGTAGGCAACATATATGGTCTCTTCCTTGTATTTCTTCTTGCCATTTTCCCCTTCATCTCTGTGATTCTGTCCTATGTTAGGATTTTAATGGTGAGTTACAGAGTGTCTGAGAAAGCACAGATGACCGCGTTAAAAACGTGTGCACCTCACTTAATAACCTTCATTAACTTTTCCTCTGCAGTTTTTTTCTCCGTTGGCTACAACAGAATTAACTACTACATGCCCAAGGAGATTAATGTACTAATGTCTTTACACTTCATTCTGATACCCCCTCTCCTGCACCCTGTGATCTATGGCATCAATACTCAGGATATAAGGAAAAGCATGTGTAAAATCATACGAAGGAAGGTCTTTTCACTTACTTCTGAAATACTGAAATTTAGGTCTCCAGTGACCCCAGATAAAAGGATTTTCAGTTGTGCGGCCTAG